One segment of Pontibacter akesuensis DNA contains the following:
- a CDS encoding GxxExxY protein, which translates to MMELDEVTYKVIGCAMKVHNTLGSGFQEVIYQRCLAIELQQAGLNFEREKEQVIFYSGMEVGSRRADFIIENSIVVELKALVNLEDIHLAQAKTILSPTTFRLACSSTSVPSASNTKRCLTTATNQYHNLKTLNSTIS; encoded by the coding sequence ATGATGGAGTTGGATGAAGTAACTTATAAAGTAATCGGATGTGCAATGAAGGTGCATAACACTTTGGGAAGTGGCTTTCAGGAGGTGATTTACCAGCGTTGCCTGGCTATTGAACTGCAGCAGGCCGGACTAAATTTTGAGCGGGAGAAAGAGCAGGTAATTTTCTATAGTGGCATGGAGGTCGGTAGCAGGCGGGCAGACTTTATAATCGAGAACAGCATTGTAGTAGAGTTGAAAGCGCTAGTTAATCTTGAGGATATACACCTGGCGCAAGCTAAAACTATACTGTCGCCTACAACTTTCCGATTGGCCTGCTCATCAACTTCGGTGCCCTCAGCCTCCAATACAAAAAGGTGTTTAACAACAGCTACAAATCAATACCATAATCTTAAAACTCTAAATTCAACAATCTCATAA
- the clpB gene encoding ATP-dependent chaperone ClpB codes for MNFNNYTIKAQEAIQKATEIAGGNQQQAIETGHILKAILATDENVTNFLLQKLNINGNILNSKLDEIVAAYPKVTGGGPYLANDANAALQKATSFLKEFGDEYVAIEHMLLGLLAGRDKVAGLMKDVGFNEKDLKKAIKELRGGAKVTDQNAEAKYNSLKRYAKDLNELARAGKIDPVIGRDEEIRRVLQILSRRTKNNPVLLGEPGVGKTAIVEGLAQRIVSGDVPENLKSKTLMSLDMGLLVAGAKYKGEFEERLKAVIKEVIDAEGEIVLFIDEIHTLIGAGAGGESAMDAANLLKPALARGELHAIGATTLKEYQKYIEKDKALERRFQAVMVDEPNVPDAISILRGIKDKYELHHGVRIKDDAIIASVELSNRYISDRFLPDKAIDLMDEAAAKLRIEIDSLPVELDEIQRRIMQLEIEREAIRRENDKDKETVLSKEIADLSGKRDDLKAKWQNEKQIIEGLQKEKENIEQYKLEAEQAERAGDYGRVAELRYGKIQEAEAHLKQLQEQVREMQGENPMLKEEVNAEDIAEVVAKWTGIPVSKMLQSDREKLLHLEQELGKRVAGQEEAIEAISDAVRRSRAGMQDPRRPIGSFIFLGTTGVGKTELAKALADYLFNDDNAMVRIDMSEYQERHAVSRLIGAPPGYVGYDEGGQLTEVIRRKPYSVVLLDEIEKAHPDVFNILLQVLDDGRLTDSKGRVVNFKNTIIIMTSNIGSHIIQSNFENMDEFNHDEVIERTKDEVFDLLKKSVRPEFLNRIDELVMFRPLSRGDIRKIVTIQFRHIQERLEETGIQLIATDEVLDYLGEQGFDPQFGARPLKRVLQRQILNELSKDILAGRISKDSVVEATLEDGKIRFINVDVEIPTGE; via the coding sequence ATGAACTTTAATAACTATACCATCAAAGCGCAGGAGGCCATCCAAAAGGCCACCGAGATAGCAGGCGGCAACCAGCAGCAGGCTATCGAAACTGGGCATATTTTAAAAGCGATTCTCGCTACGGACGAGAACGTGACCAACTTCCTGTTGCAGAAGCTGAACATTAACGGCAACATTCTCAACAGCAAGCTGGACGAAATTGTAGCAGCCTACCCAAAAGTAACCGGAGGCGGCCCGTACCTGGCAAATGATGCCAATGCGGCGCTGCAGAAAGCCACCTCTTTCCTGAAGGAGTTTGGCGATGAGTATGTTGCCATTGAGCACATGCTGCTGGGGCTGCTGGCTGGTCGCGATAAAGTGGCTGGCCTGATGAAGGATGTAGGCTTTAATGAGAAAGACCTCAAAAAAGCCATTAAAGAATTACGCGGTGGCGCGAAAGTAACCGACCAGAACGCTGAGGCCAAGTATAACTCACTGAAGCGTTACGCGAAGGACCTGAACGAATTGGCGCGTGCCGGTAAAATTGACCCGGTAATTGGCCGTGACGAAGAAATTCGCCGCGTGCTCCAGATTCTGAGTCGCCGTACCAAAAACAACCCGGTGTTGCTGGGTGAGCCTGGTGTGGGTAAAACCGCCATCGTGGAAGGCCTGGCGCAACGCATTGTCTCTGGCGACGTGCCCGAGAACCTGAAGTCGAAGACGCTGATGAGCCTGGACATGGGCCTGCTGGTGGCAGGTGCCAAGTATAAAGGTGAATTTGAGGAGCGCCTGAAGGCAGTGATTAAAGAAGTAATTGACGCCGAAGGGGAGATTGTGCTCTTCATCGACGAGATTCATACGTTGATCGGTGCCGGTGCAGGCGGTGAGAGCGCCATGGACGCTGCCAACCTGCTGAAGCCAGCGCTGGCGCGCGGTGAGTTGCATGCTATCGGTGCCACGACGCTGAAGGAATATCAGAAGTATATCGAGAAAGATAAAGCGTTGGAGCGACGTTTCCAGGCCGTGATGGTAGACGAGCCAAACGTACCAGATGCCATTTCCATCCTTCGCGGTATCAAAGACAAGTATGAGCTGCACCACGGCGTGCGCATTAAAGACGATGCGATCATCGCCTCTGTGGAGCTGTCCAACCGCTATATTTCCGATCGCTTTTTGCCAGACAAGGCCATCGACCTGATGGACGAGGCGGCTGCGAAACTACGTATCGAGATTGATTCGCTACCCGTGGAACTGGATGAGATTCAGCGCCGCATCATGCAGCTGGAAATTGAGCGTGAGGCCATCCGCCGTGAAAACGACAAGGACAAGGAGACGGTGCTCTCTAAGGAAATTGCTGACCTGAGTGGCAAGCGCGATGATCTGAAAGCCAAGTGGCAGAACGAAAAGCAGATAATCGAGGGGCTGCAGAAGGAGAAAGAAAACATTGAGCAGTATAAGCTGGAGGCTGAGCAGGCCGAGCGCGCAGGTGACTATGGCCGCGTAGCAGAGTTGCGTTACGGTAAAATTCAGGAAGCCGAGGCACATCTGAAGCAGTTGCAGGAGCAGGTGCGCGAAATGCAGGGCGAGAACCCAATGCTGAAGGAGGAAGTGAATGCCGAGGACATTGCCGAGGTGGTAGCCAAATGGACAGGTATTCCGGTAAGCAAAATGTTGCAGAGCGACCGCGAGAAACTGTTGCACCTGGAACAGGAATTGGGCAAACGCGTAGCTGGTCAGGAAGAGGCAATTGAGGCGATTTCTGATGCCGTACGAAGAAGCCGTGCCGGTATGCAGGACCCACGTCGTCCGATCGGTTCGTTCATCTTCCTGGGTACAACCGGTGTGGGTAAAACAGAGCTTGCCAAGGCGCTGGCCGATTACCTGTTCAACGACGACAACGCCATGGTGCGCATTGATATGAGTGAGTATCAGGAGCGCCACGCGGTGAGCCGCTTGATTGGTGCGCCTCCGGGATACGTGGGATATGATGAAGGTGGCCAGCTGACAGAGGTTATTCGACGAAAGCCGTACTCTGTGGTGCTGCTCGACGAGATAGAGAAAGCGCACCCGGACGTGTTCAACATCCTGCTGCAGGTACTGGATGATGGCCGCCTGACAGACAGCAAAGGCCGTGTGGTGAACTTCAAGAATACTATCATCATCATGACCTCGAACATTGGCTCACACATCATCCAAAGTAATTTCGAGAATATGGATGAGTTTAACCACGACGAGGTGATTGAGCGCACGAAGGATGAAGTTTTCGACCTGCTGAAGAAGTCGGTAAGGCCGGAGTTTCTGAACCGCATCGACGAACTGGTGATGTTCCGTCCGCTGAGCCGTGGCGACATCCGTAAGATTGTGACAATTCAGTTCCGCCACATTCAGGAGCGCCTGGAGGAAACAGGCATTCAACTAATCGCTACGGACGAGGTGCTGGATTACCTGGGTGAGCAAGGTTTTGACCCGCAGTTTGGTGCCCGTCCGCTGAAGCGTGTGCTGCAGCGCCAAATCCTGAACGAGCTTTCGAAGGATATCCTGGCTGGCAGAATCAGCAAGGATTCCGTGGTGGAAGCCACGCTGGAAGATGGTAAAATCCGCTTCATAAACGTGGATGTGGAAATCCCTACGGGAGAGTAA
- a CDS encoding thiamine pyrophosphate-dependent enzyme, translated as MKALCVLLFLCLAVCTANAQNSDAKIDYQVWVHVKDNPRPLKGALIEVQDSAIRIVQRVYIRKNSIVSTNASMVVPVSSISKIQVRKKGKVARGVLLGALGGMAVGAIVGYASGDDTCPPGSWCLFQLSAGDKAVIGGVTGIGPGMALGALASSGKKTTIINGDQTLYTNARHQLQSFVNQRQ; from the coding sequence ATGAAAGCGCTCTGTGTTCTCCTATTCCTCTGTCTGGCTGTTTGCACCGCAAACGCTCAGAACAGCGATGCCAAAATCGATTACCAGGTATGGGTACACGTGAAGGATAATCCGAGACCATTGAAAGGGGCCCTAATAGAGGTGCAGGACTCTGCCATACGAATTGTGCAACGGGTGTACATCCGGAAAAACAGCATTGTTTCTACAAATGCCTCTATGGTTGTGCCTGTTAGTTCTATCAGTAAAATTCAGGTCAGAAAAAAAGGTAAGGTGGCAAGAGGGGTCTTGCTCGGCGCTTTGGGTGGTATGGCAGTAGGCGCAATTGTGGGCTACGCCAGCGGCGATGACACCTGCCCCCCAGGCTCATGGTGCTTATTCCAGCTTTCTGCGGGGGATAAAGCCGTTATAGGCGGTGTAACCGGTATAGGCCCTGGAATGGCACTTGGTGCCCTGGCAAGCAGCGGCAAAAAGACAACCATCATCAATGGCGATCAAACCCTGTATACCAATGCCAGACATCAGCTACAAAGTTTTGTGAACCAACGGCAGTAG
- a CDS encoding SpoIIAA family protein: MLEILPETHNNLLAVRVSKALSIADFDQYRNLLRDLMGKYKEAHLYYEMVDLDLGEVNAVAAIENGMFDVVHGLDYGRVAMVGEKKWQEWAANLISPVKKKGVRYFDLSEKKEAMAWVQEK, encoded by the coding sequence ATGTTAGAGATATTACCTGAAACACACAATAACCTACTGGCTGTACGGGTAAGCAAGGCCCTCAGCATTGCCGACTTCGACCAGTACCGCAACCTGCTCCGCGACCTGATGGGCAAGTATAAAGAGGCACATCTATACTATGAAATGGTAGATCTTGACCTGGGGGAGGTAAATGCTGTGGCTGCCATAGAAAACGGAATGTTTGATGTGGTGCACGGGTTGGATTATGGCAGGGTGGCCATGGTAGGAGAGAAGAAGTGGCAGGAGTGGGCCGCCAACCTTATCAGCCCCGTTAAAAAGAAAGGCGTACGCTACTTTGATCTATCGGAGAAGAAGGAGGCCATGGCGTGGGTGCAGGAAAAATAA